The nucleotide window GGCAGACCGACCTGCTCAAAGAAGAGAGCTACTTTTTTAAATTATCAAAATACCAGGCGCCGCTCATTAAATATATTGAAGAGCATCCGGAATTTATCGCTCCCGCCCCCCGCCGAAACGAGGTCCTTCAATTTATCAAGCAAGGATTGCGGGATCTCTCTGTTACCCGGACCGCTTTTCCGTGGGGAGTGACCGTGCCGGACGATCCCAAACATGTCGTATATGTCTGGTTTGACGCCCTGATCAACTATGTTTCAGCGATCGGGTGTTTTCAGGACGACGCTCAATTCAACAAGTGGTGGCCGGCCGACGTTCATATCGTCGGTAAGGAGATCGTCCGCTTCCACGCGGTGACCTGGCCGTGCATGTTAATGGCGTTGGGGCTCCCCTTGCCTAGAAAGATCTTCGGTCATGGCTGGTGGACGGTGGAAGGGGCGAAAATGTCCAAATCAAAAGGGAACGTCGTCGATCCGATCGCCCTGGCGGAGAAATGCGGGGTAGATGTTGTCCGTTATTTTATTCTCCGGGAAGTTGCTTTTGGCGCTGACGGTGATTTTTCCTACGATTCGCTGGTCAATCGTTACAATGCCGACCTGGCCAATGACCTCGGCAACTTGCTCAGCCGCACCCTAACGATGATTGAGAAGTATTTTGAGGGAGGGGTGCCGGCTATGGCCGGTAACGCCGACGAATTAACCCAGGAATTGGCCAGGTTGATCGAAAAAACCCCGGGGCTGGTTGATCAGGCGATGAACGAGCTCGCTTTTTCCGACGCGCTGGGGGCGATCTGGCAATTGATCAGCCGGGCGAACGTCTTTATTGAGAAAGAGGCGCCCTGGGGGCTGGCGAAAAAAGGGGAGATTGAAAAATTAGCCCAGGTTATGGCGACACTATTTAAAGTTTTATCGACAACTGCCGAACTTTTGTCACCTTTTATGCCGATCACTTCCGGTAAGATCAAGAACCAATTGAATCTTGGTGGCGCCAAAGTGGCCAAAAGCGAAGTCCTCTTCCCCAGACTGCAGAAATAACTGACGAAAAATAGTCAGGAATAACCGCGGAATTAATTCCACGGTTATATAAATTCCTCCTTTTCTTCTGGTAATAAAATTGCTTGATAGCTTGTGGTTAAAAAATGTCCCCTAAGATTGATAAATAGGAGATAATAAATGACAAAATTACTAAGCATTTCTGAAATCCAAGGGAAAATCATTGAATTAAAAGGGCAAAAAGTTATTATAGATAGTGATTTGGCGGTGTTATATCAAGTATCAACAAAAAGATTAATGGAACAAGTTAAAAGAAACAGACAGCGGTTTCCTGCGGACTTTATGATTCAATTAACCCAGGCGGAATGGAAGGGTTGGAAGTCGCAAATTGCGACTTCCGGAAGATTTTCCGCGCAAAAAAAGAAGGCGCCTTTTGTTTTTACGCGCAATGGAGCGAATATGGTATCGGCAGTCCTAAGATCAACAGTCGCAATTGATCGTTCGATCCAAATAATGAGAGCTTTTTCCGCCATGGAAGAATTGATGGCAAAAAAATGGGAAGTAGAGAGGAGTTCGTTTGATGTTATGCGAAAATTATCCACTCATTCGCGCGCTATCATGCATTTTTTTCAAATAGGGAAGGGGAACGCAAAAGAGATTGGCAATGTCAAACGTATCATAAGAGAAATGATCAATCTGCTTCAACAGATCGTTTTGCGAGCGTAATCATGCTTTCTACCCGCCAAACCGCCAGACTCTGCCAGCAACTTGCCAGTTTATTAGCCGCTGGCTTGCCGCTTGTCTCCGCGCTTAAGGTCATTAGTGGGACTCCTGGTTTTAAGAAGGAAAAAAGGTCAATCGAAGGAACCATTGGCAGGCTTGAAGAAGGGGAGCCATTATATTCCGCGACCTGCCAGCTCCTTCCCTCGCTTGCATGTGGCGCTATTAGGGGAGGCGACCGAAGCGGACGGCTCGATGTGGCGCTTGTTTATCTAGGGAATTATTATAACCAGCGGGCTGATTTATCAGAGAAAATGGTTGGCGCGTTGGTTTATCCGGCTTTTATCGTTATCATAAGCTTGTTTTTGTTGGTGTTTTTATTCGTTTTTATTGTTCCTTCAATGGGAGAGTTATTAGGAGACCTTGGAGGGACACTCCCTCCATTAACCATTGCGGTCATGACGATCAGCCGGCTTTTTGTTGATTTCTGGATGGCTATGGTTCTTTCACTGATTGTGTTTTTAAGCGTAGTAATATCGAAAAAAGCCAATATCTATGGGGAATTAGTGCGGCTGCCGTTGATCGGTGATTTTTATCGCAATGAATTGGCACTCTTAAATTGTTTGGCCTTGGGGATGCTG belongs to Candidatus Margulisiibacteriota bacterium and includes:
- the metG gene encoding methionine--tRNA ligase, whose protein sequence is MAEKFYLTTPIYYVNDVPHIGHAYTTIAADVLARYKRGKGIETHFLTGTDEHGQKVWKVAESQGVGAKEFVDGIVPRWKKAWEVLNITNDDFIRTTDERHEKTVQAFFHKLLAQGDIYKGEYQGWYCVTCETYWPEGGLCPDCGRQTDLLKEESYFFKLSKYQAPLIKYIEEHPEFIAPAPRRNEVLQFIKQGLRDLSVTRTAFPWGVTVPDDPKHVVYVWFDALINYVSAIGCFQDDAQFNKWWPADVHIVGKEIVRFHAVTWPCMLMALGLPLPRKIFGHGWWTVEGAKMSKSKGNVVDPIALAEKCGVDVVRYFILREVAFGADGDFSYDSLVNRYNADLANDLGNLLSRTLTMIEKYFEGGVPAMAGNADELTQELARLIEKTPGLVDQAMNELAFSDALGAIWQLISRANVFIEKEAPWGLAKKGEIEKLAQVMATLFKVLSTTAELLSPFMPITSGKIKNQLNLGGAKVAKSEVLFPRLQK
- a CDS encoding ORF6N domain-containing protein translates to MTKLLSISEIQGKIIELKGQKVIIDSDLAVLYQVSTKRLMEQVKRNRQRFPADFMIQLTQAEWKGWKSQIATSGRFSAQKKKAPFVFTRNGANMVSAVLRSTVAIDRSIQIMRAFSAMEELMAKKWEVERSSFDVMRKLSTHSRAIMHFFQIGKGNAKEIGNVKRIIREMINLLQQIVLRA
- a CDS encoding type II secretion system F family protein yields the protein MLSTRQTARLCQQLASLLAAGLPLVSALKVISGTPGFKKEKRSIEGTIGRLEEGEPLYSATCQLLPSLACGAIRGGDRSGRLDVALVYLGNYYNQRADLSEKMVGALVYPAFIVIISLFLLVFLFVFIVPSMGELLGDLGGTLPPLTIAVMTISRLFVDFWMAMVLSLIVFLSVVISKKANIYGELVRLPLIGDFYRNELALLNCLALGMLLEGGVPLAEAILINTDAAIDQTQKADLSLLLKKVENGEKLSEALTGSSFFPRETVSLVAIGENSGQLGKAFIDIASIKAKERGARLEQMAKLLEPAITVIVGGVVAFIVLALFLPLLQLVSALS